In the genome of Dermacentor andersoni chromosome 3, qqDerAnde1_hic_scaffold, whole genome shotgun sequence, one region contains:
- the LOC126547506 gene encoding acetyl-coenzyme A transporter 1-like isoform X3, protein MTQDIVKVPSRSPPCDIEIRRRPISEHQDSVRDITLGTLAQNKDPLVADGHASGDGHHNNKDRVGGVREEWRSIALLLFLYLLQGIPLGLGSAVPLLLQNRRISYKEQALFSFVTWPFSVKLLWAPIVDSLYSSRFGRRKSWLVPTQYAIGLSFFWLSSHVRFLLGDEEGGSTTQPSVLVLTLIFMSLNFLAATQDIAVDGWALTMLSRRHVGYASTCNSVGQTAGYILGNVVLLALESADFCNRYLRSVPHKDGIVTLDGFLYFWGILFMVTTTLVALLKHEQDASTTDEDGHPDLGIAQTYKMALRIFQLPSVRTQCIFLLTCKVGFAAADNMTGLKLLQAGLRRENLALLAIPMVPVQIMLPFMISKHTGGHRPLNVFFKAYPYRLLLGLMFMVLLHWTYHVKNTDGTFPIYYYTVIVVVYAVHQVTVYSCSVSMVAFHARVSDPAIGGTYMTLLNTIANLGSNWPATLSLWMVDSLTFTQCVGATKGWLRCSSKEDHDACSSQRGTCETMLDGYNIEMVLCIVLGFLWLLYARQKAHWLQSLPQSAWKCN, encoded by the exons ATGACGCAAGATATAGTCAAAGTCCCGAG CAGAAGCCCACCATGTGACATCGAGATACGCAGGCGTCCCATCAGCGAGCATCAAGATTCCGTCAGAGACATCACCTTAGGCACGCTGGCTCAAAACAAAGATCCATTGGTGGCGGATGGCCATGCAAGCGGGGACGGCCATCACAACAACAAAGACCGCGTTGGTGGTGTGCGAGAAGAGTGGCGTAGCATTGCGCTCCTGCTGTTCCTGTACTTGCTTCAAGGCATACCACTGGGCCTTGGTTCAGCTGTGCCCCTTTTGCTTCAAAACAGGCGCATCAGCTACAAG GAACAAGCCCTGTTCAGCTTCGTGACATGGCCATTCAGCGTGAAGCTCCTATGGGCACCCATCGTAGACTCTCTGTACTCGAGCCGCTTCGGCCGACGCAAGTCGTGGCTCGTGCCCACCCAGTACGCCATTGGCCTGTCCTTCTTCTGGCTGTCGTCGCACGTACGGTTCCTGCTGGGCGACGAGGAAGGCGGCAGCACGACGCAGCCCAGCGTTCTCGTGCTGACGCTCATATTCATGTCGCTAAACTTCCTTGCGGCTACTCAGGACATTGCCGTCGATGGCTGGGCCCTCACAATGCTCTCACG GAGGCACGTAGGCTATGCCTCCACATGCAATTCTGTGGGGCAAACTGCCGGATACATCTTGGGCAACGTGGTCTTACTAGCTCTCGAGTCTGCAGACTTCTGCAACCGCTACCTGAGATCCGTACCTCATAAGGATGGTATCGTCACCCTTGATG GATTCCTGTATTTTTGGGGCATCCTGTTCATGGTGACAACCACTCTGGTGGCCCTGCTGAAACACGAACAAGATGCATCTACCACAGATGAGGATGGCCACCCTGATCTGGGTATCGCTCAGACATACAAGATGGCGCTGCGCATCTTTCAGCTCCCCAGTGTCCGCACACAGTGCATTTTTCTGTTAACGTGCAAG GTGGGCTTTGCTGCAGCTGACAATATGACGGGGCTGAAGCTCCTACAGGCTGGCTTGCGCCGGGAAAATTTGGCCCTGCTGGCAATCCCCATGGTGCCCGTGCAGATTATGCTGCCGTTCATGATAAGCAAGCATACGGGTGGTCACAGACCTCTAaatgtctttttcaaggcctacCCTTACAG GTTGCTCCTTGGACTGATGTTCATGGTTCTCCTCCACTGGACATATCATGTCAAAAATACAGATGGAACCTTCCCCATTTACTACTACACAGTCATTGTGGTTGTCTACGCAGTGCACCAG GTGACTGTATACAGCTGTTCCGTGTCCATGGTGGCATTCCATGCAAGGGTGAGCGACCCTGCCATTGGGGGAACTTACATGACTCTCCTCAACACCATCGCCAACCTGGGCTCCAATTGGCCTGCAACCCTCTCACTGTGGATGGTGGACAGTCTCACTTTCACGCAATGTGTTGGTGCCACTAAGGGATGGCTACGCTGTTCATCCAAGGAAGACCATGAT GCATGTAGCAGTCAAAGGGGCACCTGCGAGACTATGTTAGATGGCTACAACATTGAGATGGTACTCTGCATCGTGCTCGGTTTCCTGTGGCTCTTGTACGCAAGGCAGAAGGCACACTGGTTGCAGTCGCTGCCACAGTCTGCGTGGAAGTGCAATTGA
- the LOC126547506 gene encoding acetyl-coenzyme A transporter 1-like isoform X1, with the protein MLMLLVTSPARCDVPQERSIVTGRVSTPCFVFRSRSPPCDIEIRRRPISEHQDSVRDITLGTLAQNKDPLVADGHASGDGHHNNKDRVGGVREEWRSIALLLFLYLLQGIPLGLGSAVPLLLQNRRISYKEQALFSFVTWPFSVKLLWAPIVDSLYSSRFGRRKSWLVPTQYAIGLSFFWLSSHVRFLLGDEEGGSTTQPSVLVLTLIFMSLNFLAATQDIAVDGWALTMLSRRHVGYASTCNSVGQTAGYILGNVVLLALESADFCNRYLRSVPHKDGIVTLDGFLYFWGILFMVTTTLVALLKHEQDASTTDEDGHPDLGIAQTYKMALRIFQLPSVRTQCIFLLTCKVGFAAADNMTGLKLLQAGLRRENLALLAIPMVPVQIMLPFMISKHTGGHRPLNVFFKAYPYRLLLGLMFMVLLHWTYHVKNTDGTFPIYYYTVIVVVYAVHQVTVYSCSVSMVAFHARVSDPAIGGTYMTLLNTIANLGSNWPATLSLWMVDSLTFTQCVGATKGWLRCSSKEDHDACSSQRGTCETMLDGYNIEMVLCIVLGFLWLLYARQKAHWLQSLPQSAWKCN; encoded by the exons ATGCTGATGCTGCTAGTGACGTCGCCGGCGCGGTGTGACGTACCCCAGGAGAGGTCTATTGTGACTGGCCGCGTGAGCACCCCGTGCTTTGTGTTTCGCAGCAGAAGCCCACCATGTGACATCGAGATACGCAGGCGTCCCATCAGCGAGCATCAAGATTCCGTCAGAGACATCACCTTAGGCACGCTGGCTCAAAACAAAGATCCATTGGTGGCGGATGGCCATGCAAGCGGGGACGGCCATCACAACAACAAAGACCGCGTTGGTGGTGTGCGAGAAGAGTGGCGTAGCATTGCGCTCCTGCTGTTCCTGTACTTGCTTCAAGGCATACCACTGGGCCTTGGTTCAGCTGTGCCCCTTTTGCTTCAAAACAGGCGCATCAGCTACAAG GAACAAGCCCTGTTCAGCTTCGTGACATGGCCATTCAGCGTGAAGCTCCTATGGGCACCCATCGTAGACTCTCTGTACTCGAGCCGCTTCGGCCGACGCAAGTCGTGGCTCGTGCCCACCCAGTACGCCATTGGCCTGTCCTTCTTCTGGCTGTCGTCGCACGTACGGTTCCTGCTGGGCGACGAGGAAGGCGGCAGCACGACGCAGCCCAGCGTTCTCGTGCTGACGCTCATATTCATGTCGCTAAACTTCCTTGCGGCTACTCAGGACATTGCCGTCGATGGCTGGGCCCTCACAATGCTCTCACG GAGGCACGTAGGCTATGCCTCCACATGCAATTCTGTGGGGCAAACTGCCGGATACATCTTGGGCAACGTGGTCTTACTAGCTCTCGAGTCTGCAGACTTCTGCAACCGCTACCTGAGATCCGTACCTCATAAGGATGGTATCGTCACCCTTGATG GATTCCTGTATTTTTGGGGCATCCTGTTCATGGTGACAACCACTCTGGTGGCCCTGCTGAAACACGAACAAGATGCATCTACCACAGATGAGGATGGCCACCCTGATCTGGGTATCGCTCAGACATACAAGATGGCGCTGCGCATCTTTCAGCTCCCCAGTGTCCGCACACAGTGCATTTTTCTGTTAACGTGCAAG GTGGGCTTTGCTGCAGCTGACAATATGACGGGGCTGAAGCTCCTACAGGCTGGCTTGCGCCGGGAAAATTTGGCCCTGCTGGCAATCCCCATGGTGCCCGTGCAGATTATGCTGCCGTTCATGATAAGCAAGCATACGGGTGGTCACAGACCTCTAaatgtctttttcaaggcctacCCTTACAG GTTGCTCCTTGGACTGATGTTCATGGTTCTCCTCCACTGGACATATCATGTCAAAAATACAGATGGAACCTTCCCCATTTACTACTACACAGTCATTGTGGTTGTCTACGCAGTGCACCAG GTGACTGTATACAGCTGTTCCGTGTCCATGGTGGCATTCCATGCAAGGGTGAGCGACCCTGCCATTGGGGGAACTTACATGACTCTCCTCAACACCATCGCCAACCTGGGCTCCAATTGGCCTGCAACCCTCTCACTGTGGATGGTGGACAGTCTCACTTTCACGCAATGTGTTGGTGCCACTAAGGGATGGCTACGCTGTTCATCCAAGGAAGACCATGAT GCATGTAGCAGTCAAAGGGGCACCTGCGAGACTATGTTAGATGGCTACAACATTGAGATGGTACTCTGCATCGTGCTCGGTTTCCTGTGGCTCTTGTACGCAAGGCAGAAGGCACACTGGTTGCAGTCGCTGCCACAGTCTGCGTGGAAGTGCAATTGA
- the LOC126547506 gene encoding acetyl-coenzyme A transporter 1-like isoform X2, which translates to MLMLLVTSPARCDVPQERSIVTGRVSTPCFVFRSRSPPCDIEIRRRPISEHQDSVRDITLGTLAQNKDPLVADGHASGDGHHNNKDRVGGVREEWRSIALLLFLYLLQGIPLGLGSAVPLLLQNRRISYKEQALFSFVTWPFSVKLLWAPIVDSLYSSRFGRRKSWLVPTQYAIGLSFFWLSSHVRFLLGDEEGGSTTQPSVLVLTLIFMSLNFLAATQDIAVDGWALTMLSRRHVGYASTCNSVGQTAGYILGNVVLLALESADFCNRYLRSVPHKDGIVTLDGFLYFWGILFMVTTTLVALLKHEQDASTTDEDGHPDLGIAQTYKMALRIFQLPSVRTQCIFLLTCKVGFAAADNMTGLKLLQAGLRRENLALLAIPMVPVQIMLPFMISKHTGGHRPLNVFFKAYPYRLLLGLMFMVLLHWTYHVKNTDGTFPIYYYTVIVVVYAVHQVTVYSCSVSMVAFHARVSDPAIGGTYMTLLNTIANLGSNWPATLSLWMVDSLTFTQCVGATKGWLRCSSKEDHDHTRNLTHVLERIFNCWISLTTDIFIENNNKKN; encoded by the exons ATGCTGATGCTGCTAGTGACGTCGCCGGCGCGGTGTGACGTACCCCAGGAGAGGTCTATTGTGACTGGCCGCGTGAGCACCCCGTGCTTTGTGTTTCGCAGCAGAAGCCCACCATGTGACATCGAGATACGCAGGCGTCCCATCAGCGAGCATCAAGATTCCGTCAGAGACATCACCTTAGGCACGCTGGCTCAAAACAAAGATCCATTGGTGGCGGATGGCCATGCAAGCGGGGACGGCCATCACAACAACAAAGACCGCGTTGGTGGTGTGCGAGAAGAGTGGCGTAGCATTGCGCTCCTGCTGTTCCTGTACTTGCTTCAAGGCATACCACTGGGCCTTGGTTCAGCTGTGCCCCTTTTGCTTCAAAACAGGCGCATCAGCTACAAG GAACAAGCCCTGTTCAGCTTCGTGACATGGCCATTCAGCGTGAAGCTCCTATGGGCACCCATCGTAGACTCTCTGTACTCGAGCCGCTTCGGCCGACGCAAGTCGTGGCTCGTGCCCACCCAGTACGCCATTGGCCTGTCCTTCTTCTGGCTGTCGTCGCACGTACGGTTCCTGCTGGGCGACGAGGAAGGCGGCAGCACGACGCAGCCCAGCGTTCTCGTGCTGACGCTCATATTCATGTCGCTAAACTTCCTTGCGGCTACTCAGGACATTGCCGTCGATGGCTGGGCCCTCACAATGCTCTCACG GAGGCACGTAGGCTATGCCTCCACATGCAATTCTGTGGGGCAAACTGCCGGATACATCTTGGGCAACGTGGTCTTACTAGCTCTCGAGTCTGCAGACTTCTGCAACCGCTACCTGAGATCCGTACCTCATAAGGATGGTATCGTCACCCTTGATG GATTCCTGTATTTTTGGGGCATCCTGTTCATGGTGACAACCACTCTGGTGGCCCTGCTGAAACACGAACAAGATGCATCTACCACAGATGAGGATGGCCACCCTGATCTGGGTATCGCTCAGACATACAAGATGGCGCTGCGCATCTTTCAGCTCCCCAGTGTCCGCACACAGTGCATTTTTCTGTTAACGTGCAAG GTGGGCTTTGCTGCAGCTGACAATATGACGGGGCTGAAGCTCCTACAGGCTGGCTTGCGCCGGGAAAATTTGGCCCTGCTGGCAATCCCCATGGTGCCCGTGCAGATTATGCTGCCGTTCATGATAAGCAAGCATACGGGTGGTCACAGACCTCTAaatgtctttttcaaggcctacCCTTACAG GTTGCTCCTTGGACTGATGTTCATGGTTCTCCTCCACTGGACATATCATGTCAAAAATACAGATGGAACCTTCCCCATTTACTACTACACAGTCATTGTGGTTGTCTACGCAGTGCACCAG GTGACTGTATACAGCTGTTCCGTGTCCATGGTGGCATTCCATGCAAGGGTGAGCGACCCTGCCATTGGGGGAACTTACATGACTCTCCTCAACACCATCGCCAACCTGGGCTCCAATTGGCCTGCAACCCTCTCACTGTGGATGGTGGACAGTCTCACTTTCACGCAATGTGTTGGTGCCACTAAGGGATGGCTACGCTGTTCATCCAAGGAAGACCATGAT
- the LOC126547506 gene encoding acetyl-coenzyme A transporter 1-like isoform X4: MTQDIVKVPRSPPCDIEIRRRPISEHQDSVRDITLGTLAQNKDPLVADGHASGDGHHNNKDRVGGVREEWRSIALLLFLYLLQGIPLGLGSAVPLLLQNRRISYKEQALFSFVTWPFSVKLLWAPIVDSLYSSRFGRRKSWLVPTQYAIGLSFFWLSSHVRFLLGDEEGGSTTQPSVLVLTLIFMSLNFLAATQDIAVDGWALTMLSRRHVGYASTCNSVGQTAGYILGNVVLLALESADFCNRYLRSVPHKDGIVTLDGFLYFWGILFMVTTTLVALLKHEQDASTTDEDGHPDLGIAQTYKMALRIFQLPSVRTQCIFLLTCKVGFAAADNMTGLKLLQAGLRRENLALLAIPMVPVQIMLPFMISKHTGGHRPLNVFFKAYPYRLLLGLMFMVLLHWTYHVKNTDGTFPIYYYTVIVVVYAVHQVTVYSCSVSMVAFHARVSDPAIGGTYMTLLNTIANLGSNWPATLSLWMVDSLTFTQCVGATKGWLRCSSKEDHDACSSQRGTCETMLDGYNIEMVLCIVLGFLWLLYARQKAHWLQSLPQSAWKCN, translated from the exons ATGACGCAAGATATAGTCAAAGTCCCGAG AAGCCCACCATGTGACATCGAGATACGCAGGCGTCCCATCAGCGAGCATCAAGATTCCGTCAGAGACATCACCTTAGGCACGCTGGCTCAAAACAAAGATCCATTGGTGGCGGATGGCCATGCAAGCGGGGACGGCCATCACAACAACAAAGACCGCGTTGGTGGTGTGCGAGAAGAGTGGCGTAGCATTGCGCTCCTGCTGTTCCTGTACTTGCTTCAAGGCATACCACTGGGCCTTGGTTCAGCTGTGCCCCTTTTGCTTCAAAACAGGCGCATCAGCTACAAG GAACAAGCCCTGTTCAGCTTCGTGACATGGCCATTCAGCGTGAAGCTCCTATGGGCACCCATCGTAGACTCTCTGTACTCGAGCCGCTTCGGCCGACGCAAGTCGTGGCTCGTGCCCACCCAGTACGCCATTGGCCTGTCCTTCTTCTGGCTGTCGTCGCACGTACGGTTCCTGCTGGGCGACGAGGAAGGCGGCAGCACGACGCAGCCCAGCGTTCTCGTGCTGACGCTCATATTCATGTCGCTAAACTTCCTTGCGGCTACTCAGGACATTGCCGTCGATGGCTGGGCCCTCACAATGCTCTCACG GAGGCACGTAGGCTATGCCTCCACATGCAATTCTGTGGGGCAAACTGCCGGATACATCTTGGGCAACGTGGTCTTACTAGCTCTCGAGTCTGCAGACTTCTGCAACCGCTACCTGAGATCCGTACCTCATAAGGATGGTATCGTCACCCTTGATG GATTCCTGTATTTTTGGGGCATCCTGTTCATGGTGACAACCACTCTGGTGGCCCTGCTGAAACACGAACAAGATGCATCTACCACAGATGAGGATGGCCACCCTGATCTGGGTATCGCTCAGACATACAAGATGGCGCTGCGCATCTTTCAGCTCCCCAGTGTCCGCACACAGTGCATTTTTCTGTTAACGTGCAAG GTGGGCTTTGCTGCAGCTGACAATATGACGGGGCTGAAGCTCCTACAGGCTGGCTTGCGCCGGGAAAATTTGGCCCTGCTGGCAATCCCCATGGTGCCCGTGCAGATTATGCTGCCGTTCATGATAAGCAAGCATACGGGTGGTCACAGACCTCTAaatgtctttttcaaggcctacCCTTACAG GTTGCTCCTTGGACTGATGTTCATGGTTCTCCTCCACTGGACATATCATGTCAAAAATACAGATGGAACCTTCCCCATTTACTACTACACAGTCATTGTGGTTGTCTACGCAGTGCACCAG GTGACTGTATACAGCTGTTCCGTGTCCATGGTGGCATTCCATGCAAGGGTGAGCGACCCTGCCATTGGGGGAACTTACATGACTCTCCTCAACACCATCGCCAACCTGGGCTCCAATTGGCCTGCAACCCTCTCACTGTGGATGGTGGACAGTCTCACTTTCACGCAATGTGTTGGTGCCACTAAGGGATGGCTACGCTGTTCATCCAAGGAAGACCATGAT GCATGTAGCAGTCAAAGGGGCACCTGCGAGACTATGTTAGATGGCTACAACATTGAGATGGTACTCTGCATCGTGCTCGGTTTCCTGTGGCTCTTGTACGCAAGGCAGAAGGCACACTGGTTGCAGTCGCTGCCACAGTCTGCGTGGAAGTGCAATTGA